One genomic segment of Aquipluma nitroreducens includes these proteins:
- the groL gene encoding chaperonin GroEL (60 kDa chaperone family; promotes refolding of misfolded polypeptides especially under stressful conditions; forms two stacked rings of heptamers to form a barrel-shaped 14mer; ends can be capped by GroES; misfolded proteins enter the barrel where they are refolded when GroES binds) — MAKEIKFNIEARDLLKKGVDKLADAVKVTLGPKGRNVVIEKKFGAPQITKDGVSVAKEIELSNAYENIGAQMVKEVASKTGDDAGDGTTTATVLAQSLISVGLKNVAAGANPMDLKRGIDKAVLKVVESIKAQSQNVGDDFSKIEQVAKIAANNDSAIGSLIAEAMKKVNKEGVITVEAAKGTETYVDLVEGMQFDRGYISPYFITDSEKMAADLDHPYILIYDKKISTIQDILPVLEQTAKAGRPLMIIAEDVDGTALSALVVNKLQGTIKVCAVKAPGFGDRRKEMLEDLAVLTGGVVITEEKGMKLEDATLEMLGRADKITIDKEKTSVVAGEGSEDAIKSRIGQIKKQIETTTSDYDKEKLQERLAKLAGGVAVLYIGAASEVEMKEKKDRVDDALHATRAAVEEGIVPGGGVAYIRSIAVLEGLTGENEDETTGIEIVKRAIQEPLRQIVFNAGKEGAVVVQKVSEGKADFGYNARTDVYENLYEAGVIDPAKVTRIALENAASIAGMFLTTECVLVEEKEDKPAMPPMGGGMGGGMGGMM, encoded by the coding sequence ATGGCAAAAGAAATTAAATTCAATATCGAAGCCCGCGACCTTCTGAAAAAAGGCGTTGACAAATTGGCTGATGCAGTAAAAGTAACCCTCGGACCAAAAGGCCGCAACGTGGTTATCGAAAAGAAATTTGGCGCTCCACAGATCACCAAAGACGGTGTATCTGTTGCTAAAGAAATTGAACTTTCTAACGCATACGAAAACATCGGTGCTCAGATGGTAAAAGAAGTGGCCAGCAAAACTGGTGACGATGCTGGTGACGGAACTACAACTGCCACAGTTCTTGCACAATCATTGATTTCAGTAGGTTTGAAAAACGTTGCTGCCGGCGCAAATCCAATGGATTTGAAACGTGGTATCGACAAAGCTGTTCTGAAAGTGGTTGAAAGCATTAAAGCTCAGTCTCAGAATGTTGGCGATGACTTCAGTAAAATTGAGCAGGTTGCCAAAATTGCTGCCAATAATGACAGCGCTATTGGATCGTTGATTGCTGAAGCAATGAAAAAAGTAAATAAAGAAGGTGTAATCACAGTTGAAGCTGCCAAAGGAACCGAAACTTATGTTGATTTGGTTGAAGGTATGCAATTCGATCGTGGTTACATTTCTCCATATTTCATTACTGATTCAGAAAAAATGGCGGCTGATTTAGATCATCCATATATTCTGATCTATGACAAAAAAATCAGTACGATTCAGGATATTCTGCCGGTTTTGGAACAAACAGCTAAAGCTGGTCGTCCGTTGATGATTATTGCTGAAGATGTTGACGGAACAGCACTTTCGGCTCTTGTTGTAAATAAACTTCAGGGTACAATTAAGGTTTGTGCTGTAAAAGCTCCAGGATTTGGCGACCGCAGAAAAGAAATGTTGGAAGACTTAGCTGTATTGACCGGTGGTGTAGTAATTACCGAAGAAAAAGGAATGAAATTGGAAGACGCAACTCTGGAAATGCTTGGAAGAGCCGATAAAATTACCATCGACAAAGAAAAGACATCTGTTGTTGCAGGCGAAGGCTCGGAAGATGCTATTAAAAGCAGAATTGGACAAATCAAAAAACAGATTGAAACAACTACGTCTGATTACGATAAAGAAAAACTTCAGGAACGTTTGGCTAAACTAGCTGGTGGTGTTGCTGTACTTTATATCGGCGCTGCTTCAGAAGTTGAAATGAAAGAGAAAAAAGACCGTGTTGACGATGCTTTGCATGCAACCCGTGCTGCTGTTGAAGAAGGAATTGTTCCTGGTGGTGGTGTTGCATACATCCGTAGCATTGCTGTTCTGGAAGGTTTAACTGGCGAAAACGAAGACGAAACCACTGGTATCGAAATCGTGAAACGCGCTATTCAGGAACCTTTACGCCAGATTGTTTTCAATGCTGGTAAAGAAGGCGCTGTTGTTGTACAGAAAGTTAGCGAAGGAAAAGCTGATTTTGGATACAATGCCCGCACTGATGTTTACGAAAACCTATACGAAGCTGGTGTGATCGATCCTGCTAAAGTAACCCGCATCGCGTTGGAAAATGCAGCTTCAATCGCTGGTATGTTCCTGACTACCGAATGTGTATTGGTTGAAGAAAAAGAAGACAAACCAGCTATGCCACCAATGGGCGGTGGAATGGGTGGCGGCATGGGCGGAATGATGTAA
- a CDS encoding co-chaperone GroES translates to MADLKGKILAGKILVQPKEAEKKTTSGIVIPDSAKEKPQVGEVVLVGAPKKDEPMEISVGDVVFYGKYSGTELSIDGADYLLMSQTDVLFIAE, encoded by the coding sequence ATGGCAGATTTAAAAGGAAAAATCCTGGCTGGTAAAATTTTGGTTCAGCCCAAGGAAGCAGAAAAGAAAACAACTAGCGGAATCGTAATTCCTGATTCAGCAAAAGAAAAACCACAGGTTGGTGAAGTAGTTTTAGTTGGTGCTCCTAAAAAAGACGAACCAATGGAAATTAGTGTTGGCGATGTGGTTTTCTACGGAAAATATTCCGGAACCGAATTGAGCATTGATGGCGCTGACTATTTGCTGATGTCGCAAACTGACGTGTTATTTATTGCAGAATAA